The window CAGGACACTTGCACTTGTCATTCACAAAGCTGCTGGCCCAGACAGACTGATGGAGGTGATCCTCAGTTGGATTTAGGAAAGATGTTGGCAGTCGGTCtgagtgttgttgtgttgtgtggtgTTCAGAGATTAGCGGAACAATGTGCATCTGTCAGTGGGTTTGTCCTTCACTGACCGTGAGACAATACTATGAGTTAAAGTCTGGAAACATTTGCAGGGCATGTTTCATCCTTTTATCAAGAATACATCGTCTATGTGGAACAGCTTTCTCTTTAAGAAGATTGGAAatacacactgcagctgaaaaaaaagacagttttctgGTCAAAAAAGAACGAAGAAGccaattaaaaacattttaagccAGAAaccatctgtttttctgcacattttatcCCATATATGACAAATCTCATAACATTTACATGAACAAAATCAAATTTCCAGACCATTGAATCTCACTTTACATATCTAATCCATTTCTGTGAACATCTTGTTTTCCTTTATCACCATCTTGTGGTGACACAGTGTCTCTGTTGGAGGCACAGATTTAAAAggtcaacaacaacagaaagagatAAACTCCAGCAGGCTTTATGTCTCTGAATGTTGACTTTCTGAAATTAATCCCAACTAAATGGCTCCTAaaagaatattaaaataaatagagTCTGCATGTGAAAAAAGCTACCTTACATACCTCCCCACCATCTGACAGCCAATTATTCTTTTCAGCTTCTCAGCCTACAATGAAAGTTACAGAAAATCCACTGCATCACGATTATAAAGCACctcaacagtaaaatgctatAATGAATATAAAACATCATGAAAGAGTAACTTGCAGGTTGAATTTGTTACTAGTTTTATACTTGATGATCATTTGAAGAGTTAATGCAGGATTTTTCATACCTGTGTACTTTTCCACCTTCTTGTTTCAggtgctgtgtgctgtgtgctgtgtgaaagTGAAACCATCAACGAAATCACAAAGTCACAAACTCCGTCCATCACACCATTCTTCAGAGGACGACAAGACATAACTGCAACATCCAGCCAAAAGCAGGGCTATTGTTCTGTTTGTAGACCAAGTCAGCACTTACCTCAGTGTCAGGaaccattttttatttaattttttagcAAGTGAGCCCATCTGTCGAGAAGAAACCATTTACAGAAGCAAACTTAGGCTAAAACCTACAAAACAGAACCTCAACAGTCAAAAATGGCCCCCAAGAAGAAGGCCTCCCGTCAGAAGAAGCCCGCCGTGGAAACCATCTCTCAGGTCGCCATGGAGACCCCAGTCCCGCTGAAGGTGGAGAGCCGTGGTGAcggtgtggtggtggtggagaccGGGGTGAAGAAGATTGAGCAGATGGCGGCGCTGGACATCGCTCAGCTGAACAGCCTCAAcctgccgctgccgccgccggTCATCAAGCCCGGGGAGAGGGGCTTTGGCCTGGGCAGCGAGCTGACGCGACCCCTGCACGGCAGCGCCCTGCTGGAGGAGCTCAGCAAGATGCGGCAGGAGAAGTAGGTTCTGATGCTTATATTTGTGTCACGATTAATGGCATACAATCCTGATGTCGAATGACACAAGTAAGATACGACGTTCTCCTCCTCAGGTTCCTGACTGACCTGGAGTTGGCCTGTAAGACAAAGGCCTTTGACGTCCACAAGCTGGTCATctcctcagtcagtcagtacTTCAGAGAGATTCTGGCCAAAGACCCTGGCATGAAGCGCCTGGAgctcccctccctctcacctCTAGGTACACCGCCCAACTGTATATCGTCCAGTTCCATTTATGTTCAGCCAACATCGTATCAACAAAATTCAATGTCGTAATCTTATCCAGAGCCAGTGTGGCCATCACTACGAATGCATGCAGGGCTTTATTTTAACTTCTAGTTATGATCCCAAACTTGCTGGATGCCAAATATTTTACCCTgaactttcttcttttcttctttattataattatcattattatttggattattttattattatttaggaTTTGCTGTTTGCGTTTGTCTTACACGATAGCAAACTTCAATTTCTTTGcgttttggactgttggttggacgaaacaaacaatttgaagaCAAAGTGCGATGGCCATTTATCATGCTgtcattctgacattttatatgcAAATGTCTGGCTTCTGGTGTTAAAGACTCAGGTTTGGTTGTAGTTACATCAAAGGTCTGTCTCGATCTCGCCCACACTGTCGTCTGCAGGCCTGGCCAATGTCATCACATTCGCCTACCTCGGTCGCGTCCACATGTCCCTCTACACCATTGGTTGCACCGCCTCCGCCGCCACTACCTTGCAGATCCCTCAGCTCCTCAAGATGTGCATGGACTTCCTGCTGGCCGAGCTCAACGTGCAGACCTGCGTGTACATCTGGAACATCGCTGCCGCCTACGGCCTGCTGCCCGTGTGCGATGCCGCCCGCCGCTTCGTCCTGGAGAACTTCGTGCAGTTCGCCGACACGCCGCTGTTCACCCAGCTGACCCTGGAGCAGATCTCTGCCTTCCTGCAGGACGACGCGCTGCTGTTGCCCTCAGAGGTCACTGCCttccaggtcagaggtcaaacttTGTCTTTTAAGGTCAAAGgttgaaatgtgtattttaggtttttggtttttcatttcattctgaatTACTTTCCGCACTACAATGAATCATTGGCTGTTTAatctgttgctgtggttttataTCAGTCCATTTAAATCCAAATTCAAGAAAGATTCTTGGAATCAATTATTGAGAACACAGCCTTCACTCCGGATACCCTACCCTCCCTGCTATTTTCATCCAGACCTAAAAACAGACCCCAGACCAGCTGCTGAGAGCGTAACACAGTTCCGTGAATCAAAGTCACCTGCAGGTCGACTGTGAGGAGAAACCACCAAGTGTAACTTACTGTATGCAAGAAGTTTATTAATATACAGCTTCATTACAGACCTAAATAGACGAgcagctgagagggagagaagcagTGATGTCTGTATTTATAAACTGGACCAAATGTGAGTCTGTCAGCGCCCAACTGAGAACGTTTGTTAAATGATTAATATAAAGTAAAGCTTCAAGCAACAGGCTTTTCGTTTATTTCCTTTATCATATCACAAACAGAAATTTCAGCTCtgtagttttcctgtttttgggCTCGAAGCTCATATTCAGTCATTTCTCTATTCCCTGTTTGTCTCCAGCAACGCTTCCTATCTCCCTCCTTCAACTAGCAATATTATTGATTGTCATATTCAGTTATATTTTGTACTTGCTTGATACCCTTTGGACAGTTTTGAGGCTGTATATGATGCACTTTTTGTGACTTTTGGAGGTGCTTTATGAAGATAATTATAACACTTTACATTCTCTCATTCTCTGGAaatgtctctctccagctggcCATGAAGTGGCTCGACTTCGAGGCCTCTCGTCAGGCTCACGCCGCGGAGCTTCTGTCTCACGTCCGCTTCGAGACGATCCCGGCCAGCGAGCTGGTGAGTCAGATCCAGCCGGTGCCCCGCATGATGATGGACCCTCAGTGTCACCGCCTGCTGGTGGACGCCATGAACTACCACCTGCTGCCCTACCAGCAGAACACCCTGCAGTCCCGTCGCACTCAGGTCCGCGCCAGTCAGCAGACTCTGCTCACCGTCGGCGGTCGACCATCACTCACCGAGAGAGCTCTCAGCCGCGAGGTCGgtgctttgtgtctgtttttatatatactacattaaaagaaacaactgaaacccctctctgacctttgacctcggTATCCAGGTGCTGTGGAGGGACCCACGTGAAGGTGGAGCCGCCTGGCGTCACCTCACCCAGCTGCCAGCGAAGAGCTTCAACCAGTGTGTGGCTGTAATGGATGGCTTCCTGTACGTGGCCGGAGGAGAGGACCAGAACGACGCCCGCAACCAGGCCAAACACGCCGTCAGCACCCTCAGCAGGCACGAGGACAGGAATTAATTCTAACTTTGTTAACCGTTAATAATGGTGAACAAGTcactcagtaaaaaaaaaaaatctgtggcTGGTTTTGATTCTCTTCcagtatgtttttcttttttcatgttgctctTCAGCCCCGTTCACACCTGCCATTAACGTGCGTCTTGGGTGATCAGATCACAGCTGGACAGATCTAAGTACAGGTGTGAATTCACCCAAGAGGCATTGAGGACTCACTTAGATCTGATCTCTCAGACCACATTCTGAGATGGCCTGAGGTGCATTTGGCCACATTTGTTTAGCAGTGTGTACGCAAATGTGTTCTGGGCCACAGTGAAGGACCACCTACTCAACTTAAGTCATCCTTGTGACAAACTGGATTCTTGTAGATGGAGTACACGTGAAGCATACTGTCTGATTTGCATTTGGGCTGAAAAGTCCGTTTATCACagaaatgatgtgtgtgtttatttgcatgtaGAGCAAAGAAGTGAGATCTCATCACAAGTGTTCACTAGAGGcattttaatgccaggtgtgaacTGAGGTACATAGAGCTTGACTCATGCCGCATTACTGCCAGGTGTGAACAGGGCCTTCAATTCAACAAGTAGACCCTCCAGGATAGCCACAGGCCAAAATCTAGTAATTAATGAGTTATTAACATGAACAACTACAGACGGATGGCTTATGGTTTCAGTTTCAAATGGACCCCTCTAAACACGactctttc of the Chelmon rostratus isolate fCheRos1 chromosome 16, fCheRos1.pri, whole genome shotgun sequence genome contains:
- the klhl43 gene encoding kelch-like protein 31, coding for MAPKKKASRQKKPAVETISQVAMETPVPLKVESRGDGVVVVETGVKKIEQMAALDIAQLNSLNLPLPPPVIKPGERGFGLGSELTRPLHGSALLEELSKMRQEKFLTDLELACKTKAFDVHKLVISSVSQYFREILAKDPGMKRLELPSLSPLGLANVITFAYLGRVHMSLYTIGCTASAATTLQIPQLLKMCMDFLLAELNVQTCVYIWNIAAAYGLLPVCDAARRFVLENFVQFADTPLFTQLTLEQISAFLQDDALLLPSEVTAFQLAMKWLDFEASRQAHAAELLSHVRFETIPASELVSQIQPVPRMMMDPQCHRLLVDAMNYHLLPYQQNTLQSRRTQVRASQQTLLTVGGRPSLTERALSREVLWRDPREGGAAWRHLTQLPAKSFNQCVAVMDGFLYVAGGEDQNDARNQAKHAVSTLSRYDPRFNTWLHLASMRQRRTHFSLAASGGRLFAIGGRNVEGLLATTESYLPSSNTWQMRAPMEMPRCCHSSATLPSGDILVTGGYINCAYSRSVACYRVETDTWTEKASMETPRGWHCSATLGGKVYVVGGSQLGPGGERVDVLSVEVFSPESGTWSRAAPLPLGVSTAGLSPLADKLYLLGGWNEAEKRYKAAVQKYDPATDSWSMAEDLPEPTVGVSCCTLTLPPRPAPRRQQHRNTPAHEEQQQKTRSRESSVAPSQSTTA